The following proteins come from a genomic window of Pocillopora verrucosa isolate sample1 chromosome 6, ASM3666991v2, whole genome shotgun sequence:
- the LOC131780149 gene encoding uncharacterized protein isoform X2, which yields MSQNGLFTRILRGILRATVHSINQERYHYHRHFKGITKQTRWRQNQIAFALARKEETLALMGLARMISDLKDAKDQVLEGGVMKPFCTRTDAVSRVQLLAVVTICSRCEA from the exons ATGTCTCAAAATGGGTTATTTACCAGAATATTGCGAGGAATATTGAGGGCTACAGTCCACAGCATCAATCAAGAGAGATACCACTACCATAGACATTTTAAGGGCATCACTAAACAGACCCGTTGGCGCCAGAACCAAATTGCATTCGCCCTAGCGAGGAAGGAGGAAACGCTT GCGCTTATGGG GTTGGCGCGAATGATCAGTGatttaaaag ATGCCAAAGACCAAGTTTTAGAAGGAGGAGTAATGAAGCCCTTTTGCACAAGGACTGATGCAGTTTCTCGTGTTCAATTACTTGCAGTTGTCACTATTTGTTCGCGTTGCGAAgcctaa
- the LOC131780149 gene encoding uncharacterized protein isoform X1, whose translation MQVMTNVAAVFCKQALMGLARMISDLKDAKDQVLEGGIMKPFCTRTDAFLEFNYLQLSLFVCVAKPKIELFPHITKAIVVELELADGYSFHKVYDQSSFSLKWIVFGLVLS comes from the exons ATGCAAGTTATG ACAAATGTTGCTGCTGTATTCTGTAAACAGGCGCTCATGGG GTTGGCGCGAATGATCAGTGatttaaaag ATGCCAAAGACCAAGTTTTAGAAGGAGGAATAATGAAGCCCTTTTGCACAAGGACTGATGCGTTTCTCGAGTTCAATTACTTGCAGTTATCACTATTTGTTTGCGTTGCGAAGCCTAAAATAGAATTGTTCCCTCATATAACGAAGGCAATTGTAGTCGAGCTGGAGTTAGCAGATGGTTATTCTTTTCACAAAGTTTATGATCAAAGTTCGTTTAGCTTGAAATGGATTGTATTTGGATTAGTTCTTAGTTAG